The following proteins come from a genomic window of Thermoproteus sp.:
- a CDS encoding RimK family alpha-L-glutamate ligase yields the protein MEVVVVAESSIPDEPTRDIVFELKKRGIKYRYVPIQRLSVRMSQDGVFVETRRGPLKPDVVVIRGIGFLLDSNTMIRRVTTLEILEQEGTIAINPIRGLMASRDKLMSLYILRRAKIPIPPTVVTEDLFYAYNAAKALEAVVVKPIQGSRGFGAMLFTDPDSAFQVMRTLLISHNPLYIQKYIEKPNRDIRVIVVDGRAIGCMYRISNMWKTNIAQGARAEPCSLSAELEELAVRATKALGLIYSGVDIGEGKNGYVVFEVNASPDWRGFKSSTGINPAQYIVDYIESLRK from the coding sequence GTGGAGGTGGTAGTAGTAGCTGAGTCGTCGATCCCCGACGAGCCGACTCGAGACATAGTGTTCGAGTTGAAGAAGAGGGGGATTAAGTACCGATATGTGCCCATCCAGAGGCTTTCAGTGAGGATGAGCCAAGACGGCGTTTTTGTCGAGACCAGACGGGGGCCGCTTAAGCCCGACGTCGTGGTTATTAGAGGTATAGGGTTCCTTTTAGACTCCAATACCATGATCAGACGGGTGACGACCCTAGAGATTTTGGAACAAGAGGGGACCATAGCGATAAACCCCATAAGGGGGCTGATGGCGTCTAGAGACAAATTGATGAGCCTATATATCTTGAGGAGGGCAAAGATACCGATTCCCCCCACTGTAGTTACAGAAGATCTGTTCTACGCCTACAACGCCGCCAAGGCCCTCGAGGCGGTCGTCGTGAAGCCCATACAGGGGAGTCGGGGATTCGGCGCTATGTTGTTCACAGATCCCGACTCTGCGTTTCAAGTAATGAGGACTCTTTTGATATCGCACAACCCGCTTTACATACAGAAATACATCGAGAAGCCCAACAGAGACATTAGAGTTATTGTGGTCGACGGGAGGGCCATAGGGTGTATGTATAGGATATCGAACATGTGGAAGACGAATATAGCGCAGGGCGCGAGGGCCGAGCCTTGTAGCCTCAGCGCAGAACTCGAAGAGCTCGCAGTAAGGGCCACTAAGGCCTTGGGGCTTATATACTCCGGCGTAGATATAGGCGAAGGTAAAAACGGCTATGTAGTGTTTGAGGTAAACGCATCGCCGGACTGGAGGGGATTTAAATCCAGCACGGGCATAAATCCGGCGCAATATATAGTAGACTACATAGAGTCGTTGAGGAAATGA
- a CDS encoding MarR family transcriptional regulator, with the protein MLSYILLALELAVLIFAAYTGRKRIIKALNSSNAHKDDEDVGDIDAQILKYLKSRGGFAYQGDIVRDLELPKSTVHKAVRRLAERGLVEIKRQGRINVVSLKEEVASGGV; encoded by the coding sequence ATGTTGAGCTACATACTCCTGGCTCTAGAGCTTGCCGTATTGATATTTGCGGCATATACTGGACGTAAACGTATAATAAAAGCGCTCAACAGCTCCAACGCCCACAAAGATGACGAGGATGTAGGAGATATAGACGCGCAGATACTTAAATACCTAAAAAGCCGCGGGGGTTTCGCCTATCAGGGCGACATAGTGAGAGATCTAGAGCTCCCCAAGAGCACAGTCCATAAGGCAGTCAGAAGGCTGGCGGAACGCGGACTTGTGGAGATAAAGAGACAAGGCAGGATCAACGTGGTGAGCTTGAAGGAAGAAGTTGCGAGCGGGGGCGTCTAG
- a CDS encoding ASCH domain-containing protein, with protein sequence MAETIGPLLSFKEKYLERVLSGAKRVTIRLGVLRPRFQLVYIACCGMLFGEAVITKVEYLRLKDLTPDILREEGFRDLDEALAELKALYPKIELDDLVSVVRFSLIRRYDKPISISTIKRP encoded by the coding sequence GTGGCGGAGACCATAGGCCCGCTGTTGAGCTTCAAGGAGAAGTATCTCGAGAGGGTTCTAAGCGGAGCTAAGCGCGTAACCATAAGGCTGGGCGTCTTGAGGCCTAGGTTCCAGCTGGTCTACATAGCGTGTTGCGGCATGCTCTTCGGCGAGGCCGTAATCACCAAGGTGGAATACTTGAGGCTGAAGGACTTGACCCCCGACATATTGAGGGAGGAGGGCTTTAGGGACCTCGACGAGGCTCTGGCGGAGCTCAAGGCGCTGTACCCCAAAATAGAGCTGGACGACTTGGTCTCTGTGGTGAGGTTCTCGTTGATTAGACGGTACGACAAACCTATATCAATATCTACAATCAAGAGGCCATGA
- a CDS encoding aminopeptidase P family protein: MRKLLDAFREYDYVVLTKPSNLAYAVGFPDGLALTIDVKTGGATLYVSRLDYRRALALAGSVEVVGFATAEVPPRSPDEKLVVTKNLIEHLKESLKGRVASDSKDIGEDISSKILELRAVKAEDEVARIKKALEITEETMSSLRDLRGHSEREIASTIYKRMVELGSDGVAFEPIVGSGPHSAWPHYNYGDRVVSYGDSVVIDIGARYKLYCADMTRTFLVGEPPSQLKDALYAVYEASKAAERAVKAGVPAREVDLAARRVVEEYGFGRYFIHSTGHGVGIEVHEPPRVSATSEDVLKEGMVITIEPGVYIPDIGGVRIENMVYISPGGVSVMNKTPYII; the protein is encoded by the coding sequence ATGAGGAAGCTGTTGGACGCGTTTAGGGAGTACGACTACGTCGTGTTGACGAAACCGAGCAATTTGGCTTACGCCGTGGGCTTTCCGGATGGACTAGCTCTGACCATCGACGTAAAGACTGGAGGGGCTACGCTCTACGTCTCACGTCTAGACTACAGGAGGGCGCTCGCGTTGGCGGGCTCGGTCGAGGTTGTGGGCTTCGCCACAGCCGAAGTGCCGCCGAGAAGTCCCGACGAGAAGTTAGTCGTAACTAAAAATCTAATAGAGCACCTCAAGGAGAGCCTAAAGGGCCGCGTAGCCTCCGACAGCAAAGATATTGGCGAAGACATAAGCAGTAAGATATTAGAGCTGAGGGCCGTGAAGGCGGAAGACGAGGTGGCCAGAATAAAAAAGGCGTTGGAAATAACCGAGGAGACCATGTCGAGTCTTAGAGATTTGAGGGGGCATAGCGAGCGGGAAATAGCGTCGACGATATATAAGCGTATGGTCGAATTGGGGTCCGACGGAGTTGCGTTCGAGCCTATAGTGGGCTCCGGCCCCCACTCCGCCTGGCCGCACTACAATTACGGCGATAGGGTCGTGTCCTATGGAGATTCTGTGGTGATCGACATAGGGGCTAGGTACAAGCTCTACTGCGCAGATATGACCAGGACGTTCCTTGTGGGCGAGCCGCCTAGCCAACTGAAAGACGCGCTTTATGCCGTCTATGAGGCCTCTAAGGCCGCCGAGAGGGCCGTAAAGGCCGGCGTCCCTGCGCGCGAAGTCGATCTGGCCGCCAGGAGGGTCGTGGAGGAGTACGGATTCGGACGTTATTTCATACATTCGACAGGCCACGGTGTGGGGATAGAAGTGCACGAGCCCCCAAGAGTCTCCGCTACGTCTGAAGACGTGTTGAAGGAAGGCATGGTAATAACCATAGAGCCCGGCGTCTATATACCCGACATAGGCGGCGTAAGGATAGAAAACATGGTGTATATATCCCCCGGCGGCGTCTCAGTTATGAACAAGACGCCGTATATCATTTAA
- a CDS encoding RsmD family RNA methyltransferase — protein sequence MERRREVSFDLERSKSKTVYDGRRAAFMYGGREYEISLDELPEVERESCEVYALIGNAWRELSIAADRFYKLCVFDRGWAPTLMIDGITMHSVLEDPLALTRRKVRWARGSVLECCTGLGYTAIEAVRRGIRQVVTVEVDRNVLELAAYNPYSRELFLSERIDIALGDIVDFVTSLRGGAFDYVIHDPPRLSHATQVLYSEGLYREYARVLRRGGGLFHYTGATGSKYRGVSVWRGVANRLRASGFTIKRIDRGFGVYAEIK from the coding sequence ATGGAGAGGAGAAGAGAGGTCTCTTTCGACTTAGAGAGGAGTAAGTCCAAAACGGTCTATGACGGACGGCGCGCCGCGTTTATGTACGGCGGACGCGAATACGAAATATCCCTCGACGAGTTGCCGGAAGTAGAGAGGGAGAGCTGTGAGGTCTATGCCCTAATAGGCAACGCATGGCGGGAGCTCTCTATAGCCGCAGATAGGTTCTACAAGCTCTGTGTGTTCGACAGAGGCTGGGCGCCCACCTTGATGATAGACGGAATAACCATGCATAGCGTGTTGGAGGACCCCCTCGCCTTAACTAGACGTAAAGTGCGTTGGGCCAGGGGGAGTGTGTTAGAGTGTTGCACGGGGCTCGGCTATACGGCAATCGAGGCTGTCAGGAGGGGCATCCGACAAGTGGTCACAGTTGAGGTCGACCGCAACGTCTTGGAGCTCGCCGCGTATAACCCCTATAGCCGGGAATTATTCCTCTCCGAGAGGATAGATATAGCGCTCGGAGATATAGTCGACTTCGTGACGTCCCTGAGGGGAGGGGCGTTCGACTACGTGATTCACGACCCGCCGAGACTGAGCCACGCGACCCAAGTGTTGTACTCAGAGGGCCTCTATAGGGAATATGCAAGGGTATTGAGGAGGGGAGGGGGACTTTTCCACTACACGGGCGCTACCGGCTCTAAATATAGAGGCGTTTCGGTCTGGAGGGGCGTCGCCAATAGGCTTAGGGCTTCGGGCTTCACCATAAAGAGAATAGATAGGGGGTTCGGCGTTTATGCCGAAATTAAATGA
- a CDS encoding HD domain-containing protein — translation MQFRKTIRDPVHGFIKLTEEEVRLIDGEPLIQRLRYVKQLGFVYLVYPTATHTRFDHSLGVMHVAALIGERIMRQLGDVDEDALRHLRVAALLHDLGHLPFSHSFEPLVRELLHAASGMGCVDVDLAAFDAGRPHEVTTMLLVDRLSPKLSELGYNPDVVKALLRKEGEYKLLGNVLSGAFDADRLDYIMRDMYFTGAAVGTSFTHIDLERIIENLEVEGDKFQFNEKARVNLEGYLITRYNLYRHVYLHHKTVLFTEVARKIIADNITKCSEGSGDPAICEYLCDLARFASGQIDEEVLWRATDDHFTAAFTRDPRFRGLLSRRPLEYVALWKREKDFLEVFKDPTRLNEAVDRLGPLHWALMDKLKDKLAERLNVELGDRCKLSPDDLLLSYVSFDPYAEDLYISTSMGPVAISKISPLVEAVNEAWRRAPHIFLYVRRDVVEKCGNETLGNLKAVLEPLMDLAIRRISA, via the coding sequence GTGCAGTTTAGAAAGACCATTAGGGATCCGGTCCACGGCTTCATAAAGCTCACCGAAGAGGAGGTAAGATTGATAGATGGAGAGCCGTTGATACAGAGGCTCAGATACGTGAAGCAGTTGGGCTTCGTCTATTTGGTCTACCCGACGGCGACCCATACGCGTTTCGACCACAGCCTCGGCGTCATGCACGTGGCCGCCTTGATAGGCGAACGGATAATGCGGCAGTTGGGTGACGTCGACGAGGACGCGTTGAGGCACCTACGCGTGGCCGCTTTGCTCCACGATCTGGGCCACCTGCCCTTCTCGCATTCCTTTGAGCCCCTGGTGAGGGAGTTGCTACATGCGGCCAGCGGTATGGGCTGTGTCGACGTGGATCTGGCCGCCTTCGACGCCGGGAGGCCCCACGAGGTGACCACCATGCTCCTAGTGGATAGGCTGTCCCCAAAACTCTCGGAGCTTGGGTACAATCCGGACGTCGTAAAGGCGTTGTTGCGCAAAGAGGGCGAATATAAGCTGTTGGGGAACGTGCTCTCCGGCGCCTTCGACGCCGATAGGCTGGACTACATAATGCGGGATATGTACTTCACGGGGGCCGCCGTGGGCACCAGCTTCACCCATATAGATCTAGAGAGGATAATAGAAAACCTAGAGGTGGAGGGAGACAAGTTCCAGTTTAACGAGAAGGCGCGTGTGAACTTAGAGGGCTACCTCATAACGCGCTACAACCTCTATAGGCACGTATATCTCCACCACAAGACTGTCTTGTTTACCGAGGTGGCGCGTAAGATAATCGCCGACAATATAACTAAATGTAGCGAGGGCTCGGGCGACCCGGCCATATGCGAGTACCTATGCGATTTGGCCCGCTTCGCCTCGGGACAGATAGACGAGGAGGTTCTATGGAGGGCCACCGATGACCACTTCACTGCGGCGTTTACGAGAGATCCCCGCTTTAGGGGCCTGTTGTCCCGCAGACCTCTTGAATATGTGGCCTTGTGGAAGAGGGAAAAGGACTTCCTGGAGGTCTTCAAGGACCCTACCCGTTTAAACGAGGCTGTGGATAGGCTGGGGCCGCTCCACTGGGCCCTAATGGACAAGTTGAAGGATAAGCTGGCCGAGCGGCTCAATGTAGAGCTCGGCGATAGGTGCAAGTTGTCTCCTGATGATTTGTTGTTGTCTTACGTCAGCTTTGACCCTTACGCCGAAGACCTCTACATATCGACCTCTATGGGGCCTGTAGCCATATCGAAGATCTCGCCTCTAGTGGAGGCGGTCAACGAGGCCTGGAGGAGGGCGCCTCACATCTTTCTATATGTAAGGAGAGATGTCGTGGAGAAGTGCGGCAACGAGACCTTAGGCAACCTAAAGGCCGTCTTGGAGCCACTTATGGATTTAGCGATTAGGAGGATTTCAGCTTGA
- a CDS encoding NAD(P)/FAD-dependent oxidoreductase encodes MRIAVIGAGPAGLSLASRIDAEVFEEHLEVGLPRHCTSLVSGVSAEGLGIPKGIVLNKYEDLLVTDLEGREVYFRVKGGVYLLDRPGLEQRLAERVGAIKLGERVEAIRGPYLYTSKGRHGPYDYIVVAEGALRRFSRTYGEVTRLPGLQVDVKSGVGLHGITVIYNQKLSSSYFSWIVEIDRGIYRVGLADSCCTVDKLRKLVRLVRGEPIGKPFGGGVLAGPPVGRLIHGRVALVGDAAGLTKPLSGGGIILAMKSGIALGEALRRGDPTLYESEMKPIALRLRAARLAYELLYQRGFVYRALEIFNGSEFLALDYDDHVKTLALALLTTRKAPYALASAIEYLIRRPDAPGRPPR; translated from the coding sequence ATGCGTATAGCCGTAATAGGGGCGGGGCCCGCCGGCCTCTCGCTGGCGTCTAGAATAGACGCGGAGGTCTTCGAGGAGCACCTAGAGGTCGGGCTCCCCCGCCACTGCACCAGCCTCGTCAGTGGAGTCTCGGCGGAGGGCCTCGGCATACCGAAAGGAATAGTTCTAAACAAATATGAAGACCTCCTGGTCACAGACCTAGAGGGCCGGGAGGTGTACTTTAGGGTCAAAGGCGGCGTATACCTCCTAGACAGGCCGGGGTTGGAGCAACGGCTTGCCGAGAGGGTAGGCGCGATAAAGCTCGGCGAGAGGGTCGAAGCCATACGGGGGCCCTACCTCTATACTTCGAAGGGGCGGCACGGGCCCTACGACTATATAGTGGTGGCCGAAGGCGCCCTTAGGAGGTTCTCGAGGACATACGGCGAGGTGACGAGGCTACCGGGGCTACAAGTAGACGTGAAGAGCGGCGTGGGGCTACACGGCATAACGGTCATCTACAACCAGAAGCTGTCCAGCTCCTACTTCTCCTGGATCGTCGAAATAGATAGAGGCATATATAGGGTAGGGCTCGCCGATTCTTGTTGTACAGTAGACAAATTGAGGAAGTTAGTGAGGCTAGTGCGGGGAGAGCCTATAGGCAAGCCCTTCGGCGGCGGGGTGCTCGCAGGCCCGCCAGTGGGCAGGCTGATCCACGGCCGCGTGGCGCTGGTGGGCGACGCAGCAGGCCTCACGAAGCCTTTAAGCGGCGGCGGCATAATACTAGCCATGAAGAGCGGCATCGCGCTCGGCGAGGCCCTACGGAGGGGAGACCCCACGCTGTACGAAAGCGAGATGAAGCCCATAGCGTTGAGGCTTAGAGCCGCCCGCCTCGCATATGAGTTGTTGTACCAGAGGGGATTCGTCTACAGAGCCCTCGAAATATTTAACGGCTCCGAGTTCCTGGCCCTCGACTACGACGACCACGTAAAGACGCTGGCGCTAGCCCTGTTGACCACCCGAAAGGCCCCCTACGCCCTAGCGTCGGCGATAGAGTACCTGATTCGACGACCAGATGCGCCAGGGCGGCCCCCTCGCTAG
- a CDS encoding signal peptidase I, whose protein sequence is MSETSKWATDLLAFAVIVFLIFFASKYVLHVSWPFAVVSSWSMMPDLRVGDFVLLVGATSCSQINVGDVIVYIASAPFPPGEWIIHRVIAKTQCQFTTKGDNSLTNPISDQQYGEPPVTLGDVVGKLGLVIPYIGVFPLIVRPQSAFGAGMWLLRLVIFVALVAAYYIAFKRVGR, encoded by the coding sequence ATGAGCGAAACGAGCAAATGGGCTACAGACCTGCTGGCCTTCGCCGTAATAGTCTTCCTGATATTCTTCGCATCCAAGTACGTACTCCACGTCTCGTGGCCGTTCGCGGTTGTGTCGTCTTGGTCCATGATGCCCGACCTCCGCGTCGGCGACTTCGTCCTGTTGGTCGGCGCCACCAGTTGCTCCCAGATAAACGTGGGCGACGTCATCGTCTATATAGCCAGCGCGCCGTTCCCCCCAGGCGAGTGGATAATCCACAGGGTCATAGCCAAGACGCAGTGCCAGTTCACCACGAAGGGAGACAATTCGCTCACAAACCCCATCTCGGATCAACAATACGGCGAGCCGCCGGTGACCCTCGGCGATGTAGTCGGAAAGCTGGGGCTAGTCATCCCCTATATAGGGGTCTTTCCCCTAATAGTCAGGCCGCAAAGCGCATTCGGCGCCGGGATGTGGCTACTGAGGCTGGTGATCTTCGTGGCGCTCGTCGCGGCTTACTATATAGCGTTTAAACGGGTGGGGCGTTGA
- the thsA gene encoding thermosome subunit alpha, with translation MAQAPRAGGVPVMILKEGSQRTTGEDARRSNIQAAKVISEILSTSLGPRGMDKMLIDAFGDVTITGDGAAILKEMEIQHPAAKLLIEVAKAQDAEVGDGTTTVVVLAGKLLTAAEELLEEGIHPTIIIDGFKKAADYAAKVAEEIARPIQLTKEDMVKVVINSLSSKIVSEAKDYLAQIAVDAAFQAVEQRNGTPYLDLDWIKIEKKKGKSLYETQLVQGIVLDKEVVHPGMPKRVENAKIAILDAPLEIEKPEWTTKISVSSPDQIKAFLDQEADILKKYVDHLAEIGANVVITQKGIDEVAQHFLAKRGILAVRRVKRSDIEKLARATGARIITSIKDARAEDLGTAGLVEERKVGEEKMVFVERVQNPKAVTILVRGGSDRVLDEVERSMQDALHVARDLFRLPKIVPGGGAFEAELARRVREFARKMPGKEQLAALKFADALESIPIILSLTAGLDPVDAVAELRRRHDNGEITAGVDVLSGKIADMAALNVWDPLLVKQNVIRSATEAAIMVLRIDDIIAAGAPKKEEKKGEKKEEEGESKSD, from the coding sequence ATGGCTCAAGCACCTAGAGCTGGCGGAGTGCCCGTAATGATCCTAAAAGAGGGCTCTCAGAGGACGACCGGCGAGGACGCTCGTAGAAGTAATATACAAGCCGCCAAGGTGATATCGGAGATACTATCGACGTCTCTCGGGCCGAGGGGCATGGACAAAATGCTAATTGACGCCTTCGGCGACGTGACTATTACAGGTGACGGCGCGGCGATCCTCAAAGAGATGGAGATACAGCACCCGGCGGCTAAACTGCTCATAGAGGTGGCCAAGGCGCAGGACGCCGAGGTCGGCGACGGCACCACTACAGTGGTGGTCCTGGCGGGCAAGTTGCTTACGGCGGCCGAGGAGTTGCTTGAAGAGGGCATACACCCGACGATCATAATCGACGGCTTCAAGAAGGCCGCCGACTACGCCGCCAAGGTGGCCGAAGAGATCGCGAGGCCCATACAGCTCACCAAAGAGGACATGGTCAAAGTGGTGATAAATTCGCTGAGTAGCAAAATCGTTTCAGAGGCTAAGGACTACTTGGCGCAGATAGCTGTTGACGCGGCCTTCCAGGCGGTGGAGCAGAGGAACGGCACGCCCTATCTGGACTTGGACTGGATCAAGATCGAGAAGAAGAAGGGCAAGTCGCTCTACGAGACCCAGCTGGTGCAGGGCATAGTCCTCGACAAGGAAGTGGTACATCCCGGCATGCCGAAACGCGTGGAGAACGCCAAAATCGCCATACTCGATGCCCCGCTCGAGATAGAGAAGCCCGAGTGGACCACTAAGATAAGCGTCAGCAGTCCCGACCAGATAAAGGCGTTCCTGGACCAAGAGGCCGATATCCTGAAGAAATACGTTGACCACCTGGCCGAGATAGGGGCCAACGTAGTCATAACGCAGAAGGGCATAGACGAGGTGGCCCAGCACTTCCTGGCCAAGAGGGGCATATTGGCGGTGAGGCGTGTCAAGCGTAGCGACATAGAGAAGCTCGCCAGAGCCACCGGCGCCAGGATCATAACCAGCATCAAGGACGCGAGGGCCGAGGACCTCGGCACAGCCGGGCTTGTGGAGGAGAGGAAGGTCGGCGAGGAGAAAATGGTATTCGTCGAGAGGGTCCAGAACCCCAAGGCCGTCACTATACTGGTCAGAGGCGGTAGCGACAGGGTGCTGGACGAAGTGGAGCGCTCCATGCAAGACGCCCTACATGTGGCGAGGGACCTGTTCAGACTGCCCAAGATAGTGCCGGGCGGCGGCGCCTTCGAGGCCGAGCTCGCCAGACGCGTCCGCGAGTTCGCCAGGAAGATGCCCGGCAAGGAGCAACTAGCCGCCTTGAAGTTCGCAGACGCTCTGGAGAGCATACCCATAATACTGTCGCTGACCGCCGGACTCGACCCCGTCGATGCGGTGGCCGAGCTTAGGCGCCGCCACGACAACGGGGAGATCACAGCTGGTGTTGACGTGTTGAGCGGCAAGATAGCCGACATGGCCGCCCTGAACGTATGGGACCCGTTGCTAGTCAAACAGAATGTCATTAGGTCCGCCACGGAGGCCGCCATAATGGTGTTGCGCATCGACGACATAATCGCCGCCGGCGCCCCGAAGAAGGAGGAGAAGAAGGGCGAGAAGAAAGAGGAGGAGGGCGAGAGCAAGAGCGACTAA
- a CDS encoding DNA-directed RNA polymerase subunit K, with product MESRLSAPELVERIEKIIEALKSALVDRTLYPPRLTRFEVARVVAARALQLAMGAQPLVDVESLGTRDPVLIALEEFRQGKLNFSIIRQLPDGKTIKLQLKDLLELERLLQA from the coding sequence ATGGAAAGTAGGCTTTCAGCCCCCGAACTGGTTGAACGTATAGAGAAAATTATCGAGGCCCTCAAGTCCGCGCTTGTGGATAGAACCCTTTATCCCCCCAGGCTTACGAGGTTCGAAGTGGCGAGGGTGGTGGCTGCACGCGCGCTTCAGCTCGCCATGGGGGCCCAGCCGTTGGTGGACGTGGAGTCCTTGGGGACTAGAGACCCCGTCTTGATAGCCCTAGAGGAGTTCAGACAGGGCAAGCTCAACTTCTCGATAATTAGACAGCTCCCAGACGGAAAGACCATAAAGTTGCAACTCAAGGACTTGTTGGAGCTCGAGAGGCTCCTTCAGGCTTGA
- a CDS encoding aldo/keto reductase, whose product MEYVRLGWSGVKVSKICLGTMSFGDPKLQSYGSPSWVVGRDEALKVLKRAWDLGINFFDTANVYSMGKSEEILGEFIQGIREEAVVATKVFFPVGNGPNDRGLSRKHIMWQIKESLRRLKTDYVDLYQIHRFDYDTPIEETLSTLTDLVRQGLVRYIGASSMWTWQFAKMYFTAEMKGYEKFVSTQTPYNLLYREEEREMIPFCKAHNIAYMAYSPNAAGVLSGRYFKDGRLVPPEDNPRLQPSTGFYAAILYMDTNRFPENNEIVRRVLEVAKNKGVTPTQIALAWVLRKGVIPIIGTSKVEHLEEAVGALDVKLTDDEVKYLEEPYRPKPALHIPPPPQ is encoded by the coding sequence ATGGAATACGTCCGTCTCGGATGGTCCGGCGTCAAGGTCTCAAAGATATGTTTGGGCACCATGTCCTTCGGAGATCCGAAGCTTCAATCCTACGGCAGCCCCAGCTGGGTGGTTGGGAGGGACGAGGCCCTTAAGGTCTTAAAGAGGGCTTGGGACCTCGGCATTAATTTCTTCGATACGGCCAACGTGTACTCGATGGGCAAAAGCGAGGAGATATTGGGGGAGTTCATACAGGGCATTAGGGAGGAGGCAGTAGTGGCCACTAAGGTCTTCTTCCCCGTAGGCAACGGCCCCAACGACAGAGGCCTCTCGAGGAAACACATAATGTGGCAGATAAAGGAGTCGCTAAGGAGGCTTAAGACAGACTACGTAGATCTATACCAAATACATAGGTTTGATTACGACACGCCGATTGAGGAGACCCTATCGACGCTGACCGACCTAGTCCGCCAGGGCCTGGTTAGATATATCGGAGCCTCCAGCATGTGGACGTGGCAGTTCGCCAAGATGTACTTCACGGCGGAGATGAAGGGCTATGAGAAGTTCGTAAGCACCCAGACGCCCTACAACCTCCTATATAGGGAGGAGGAGAGGGAGATGATACCGTTCTGTAAGGCCCACAACATAGCCTATATGGCCTACAGCCCCAACGCCGCCGGGGTGCTGTCGGGGAGGTACTTCAAGGACGGCAGGTTGGTCCCGCCAGAAGACAACCCGCGCCTACAGCCCAGTACCGGCTTCTACGCCGCGATTCTCTATATGGACACCAATAGGTTCCCCGAAAACAACGAGATCGTGAGGAGGGTCTTGGAGGTGGCCAAAAACAAGGGCGTGACGCCCACCCAAATCGCGCTGGCTTGGGTGCTCCGCAAAGGCGTAATACCCATCATAGGGACCAGCAAGGTGGAACACCTAGAGGAGGCCGTCGGGGCGCTTGACGTCAAGTTGACAGACGACGAGGTCAAATACCTAGAGGAGCCGTATAGGCCTAAGCCTGCGCTACATATACCGCCCCCGCCGCAATAG
- a CDS encoding geranylgeranylglyceryl/heptaprenylglyceryl phosphate synthase yields the protein MRVLEYISEGVKHFTLIDPDKSVDYLKIAKTALDVGTDGLLVGGSLGIPSEELDQVVKDLKSISNVPVVLFPGTICQITPRADAILFLSVLNSQDPYFIVGAQLQGAVILAKHYPQLEAISTAYLLVGDGGAAGYISAARPVPIRRPEIAVAYALAARYMGFSAVYLEAGSGAPEPVPSGMVRAVRKYFDRALIVGGGIRSGRTAEEIAKERPNVIVTGTIAEEQPEKLGEIVRSIKDAARRQ from the coding sequence ATGAGGGTGCTTGAATATATATCCGAGGGGGTTAAGCACTTCACTCTAATAGATCCCGATAAATCTGTAGACTACTTAAAGATAGCCAAGACCGCCTTGGACGTAGGCACGGACGGCCTTCTGGTCGGCGGCTCTCTCGGCATACCCTCAGAGGAGCTGGACCAAGTCGTGAAGGACTTGAAGTCCATCTCGAATGTGCCAGTGGTTTTGTTTCCGGGGACTATATGCCAGATCACGCCTAGGGCCGACGCCATTTTGTTCCTGAGCGTCTTGAACTCGCAAGACCCCTACTTCATCGTGGGGGCCCAGCTACAAGGCGCTGTGATACTCGCGAAGCACTATCCCCAGCTCGAGGCCATATCTACGGCCTATCTGCTCGTAGGCGACGGAGGCGCCGCTGGCTATATAAGCGCGGCCAGGCCTGTGCCCATCAGAAGGCCCGAAATAGCGGTGGCTTACGCCCTAGCCGCCAGATATATGGGATTCTCGGCCGTATATCTAGAGGCAGGGAGCGGGGCGCCTGAGCCAGTGCCGAGCGGGATGGTGAGGGCCGTGAGGAAGTATTTCGACAGGGCCTTAATAGTCGGCGGAGGCATTAGGTCCGGCCGCACTGCAGAGGAAATAGCGAAGGAGAGGCCCAACGTGATAGTGACGGGGACTATCGCCGAAGAGCAGCCCGAGAAGTTAGGCGAGATAGTACGATCCATCAAGGACGCCGCGCGGAGGCAGTAA